A window of Mytilus edulis chromosome 10, xbMytEdul2.2, whole genome shotgun sequence contains these coding sequences:
- the LOC139493531 gene encoding placenta-specific gene 8 protein-like, giving the protein MEALPTSYRSYGSNDFEVSPERPPPQMQPYQNTTVTVVVNQPTLQHNQLMVTTTLDGHRTWSTGLFDCFSDMANCVFTCCCYPFAVCNLASRLGECFCAPACVPGGDIILRNRIRSVGGIKGSMCDDCLVIVCCGPCAACQEARELTNMRIP; this is encoded by the exons ATGGAAGCACTACCAACCAGTTATCGATCATATGGATCAAATGATTTTGAAGTAAGTCCTGAACGGCCACCACCACAAATGCAACCATACCAGAATACCACTGTGACTGTGGTGGTCAATCAACCGACATTGCAACACAATCAGCTTATGGTTACTACTACATTGGACGGACACAGAACATGGTCAACTGGACTCTTTGATTGTTTTTCTGATATGGCCAATT GTgtttttacatgttgttgttaCCCATTTGCTGTCTGTAACTTGGCATCACGATTAGGGGAATGCTTCTGCGCACCAGCCTGCGTACCTGGCGGAGATATCATCTTGAGAAATAGAATAAGGAGTGTTGGAGGAATCAAA GGTTCAATGTGTGATGACTGTCTTGTAATTGTGTGCTGTGGACCATGTGCTGCTTGTCAGGAAGCAAGAGAACTGACAAATATGCGAATTCCTTAG